The following proteins come from a genomic window of Triticum aestivum cultivar Chinese Spring chromosome 6A, IWGSC CS RefSeq v2.1, whole genome shotgun sequence:
- the LOC123127719 gene encoding ubiquitin carboxyl-terminal hydrolase 19 isoform X2 — protein sequence MGDVDKEKDIDRKSYTWKDLHSDLHNWAIYDSKQHIIVFKELKMENGEDDLVFGELEKNISVHVIVKDKNNRKPMGHLNKSLNCYANSVLQCLKATESFSKYLSGDDYGKTCPEEGDLCVSCCLRRYLLEDLQSSTAFLPTMILNRLEDLGDDFKNNRLGSQFSADEFLCAILSKFPAEKHPKNIDIYEQLFSGTLLTEHVCECGFKKAGETRDFQMLEIPIKLEDQVGFKSLKECMDAFTMKKPLNSRCEGCSLHKKSEETRIVACPEILIICLGRPVGTGEGSTKLVHDVDCPMDFDFSPYVSANGGVEQKYDLYGVIHHRQYGPKGGHYWCFTKYNGEWYEINDERVTSITKEGVEKKTKKVISFSIKGKWENILNHMASVQLKTTSQDGRTLIPYFSGPHLMKIPPAYLIS from the exons ATGGGTGATGTGGACAAAGAAAAGGATATTGACAGAAAGTCATATACATGGAAAGACCTCCATTCTGACTTGCACAACTGGGCCATTTATGACTCCAAACAACACATAATTGTCTTCAAAGAATTGAAGATGGAAAACGGAGAGGATGACTTGGTGTTTGGAGAACTTGAGAAAAACATCAGCGTGCACGTTATTGTGAAGGATAAGAACAAT CGCAAACCCATGGGACATCTAAATAAATCCCTCAA TTGTTATGCAAATTCAGTCCTACAATGCTTAAAGGCCACTGAAAGTTTTTCGAAGTATCTTTCTGGAGATGATTATGGGAAAACAT GTCCTGAAGAGGGTGATTTGTGTGTATCTTGCTGTTTGCGAAGATACCTTCTAGAGGACTTACAAAGTTCAACAGCTTTTCTTCCTACTATGATTCTTAATCGTTTGGAAGATTTAGGTGATGACTTTAAGAATAACCGTCTTGGTTCTCAGTTCAGCGCTGATGAATTTTTGTG CGCAATATTGTCAAAATTTCCTGCAGAGAAGCACCCCAAAAATATAGACATATATGAGCAGCTATTTTCTGGAACATTACTAACAGAG CATGTATGCGAATGTGGATTCAAAAAGGCAGGCGAAACTAGAGATTTCCAGATGTTGGAAATTCCTATCAAGCTTGAGGATCAAGTTGGCTTCAAAAGCTTAAAAGAATGCATGGATGCGTTCACTATGAAAAAACCATTGAATTCTCGATGTGAAGG ATGCTCACTCCACAAAAAGAGTGAGGAAACTCGAATCGTGGCTTGTCCAGAAATATTGATCATATGTCTTGGTCGACCTGTTGGTACTGGTGAAGGTTCTACTAAGCTCGTACATGATGTTGACTGCCCCATGGATTTCGACTTTTCACCTTATGTGAGTGCTAATGGAGGAGTCGAACAAAAGTATGACTTATATGGAGTCATTCATCATAGGCAGTATGGCCCAAAAGGTGGGCACTATTGGTGCTTCACCAAGTATAATGGAGAATGGTACGAGATCAATGACGAACGG GTTACATCTATCACTAAGGAGGGTgtagaaaagaaaacaaagaaagttATATCTTTTTCTATAAAAG GAAAATGGGAGAACATTCTGAACCACATGGCGAGCGTGCAACTGAAGACGACATCCCAAGACGGACGGACGCTGATCCCTTACTTTTCAGGCCCCCACCTGATGAAG ATACCCCCAGCCTATCTGATAAGTTGA
- the LOC123127719 gene encoding ubiquitin carboxyl-terminal hydrolase 19 isoform X1, which translates to MGDVDKEKDIDRKSYTWKDLHSDLHNWAIYDSKQHIIVFKELKMENGEDDLVFGELEKNISVHVIVKDKNNRKPMGHLNKSLNCYANSVLQCLKATESFSKYLSGDDYGKTCPEEGDLCVSCCLRRYLLEDLQSSTAFLPTMILNRLEDLGDDFKNNRLGSQFSADEFLCAILSKFPAEKHPKNIDIYEQLFSGTLLTEHVCECGFKKAGETRDFQMLEIPIKLEDQVGFKSLKECMDAFTMKKPLNSRCEGCSLHKKSEETRIVACPEILIICLGRPVGTGEGSTKLVHDVDCPMDFDFSPYVSANGGVEQKYDLYGVIHHRQYGPKGGHYWCFTKYNGEWYEINDERVTSITKEGVEKKTKKVISFSIKGKWENILNHMASVQLKTTSQDGRTLIPYFSGPHLMKQIPPAYLIS; encoded by the exons ATGGGTGATGTGGACAAAGAAAAGGATATTGACAGAAAGTCATATACATGGAAAGACCTCCATTCTGACTTGCACAACTGGGCCATTTATGACTCCAAACAACACATAATTGTCTTCAAAGAATTGAAGATGGAAAACGGAGAGGATGACTTGGTGTTTGGAGAACTTGAGAAAAACATCAGCGTGCACGTTATTGTGAAGGATAAGAACAAT CGCAAACCCATGGGACATCTAAATAAATCCCTCAA TTGTTATGCAAATTCAGTCCTACAATGCTTAAAGGCCACTGAAAGTTTTTCGAAGTATCTTTCTGGAGATGATTATGGGAAAACAT GTCCTGAAGAGGGTGATTTGTGTGTATCTTGCTGTTTGCGAAGATACCTTCTAGAGGACTTACAAAGTTCAACAGCTTTTCTTCCTACTATGATTCTTAATCGTTTGGAAGATTTAGGTGATGACTTTAAGAATAACCGTCTTGGTTCTCAGTTCAGCGCTGATGAATTTTTGTG CGCAATATTGTCAAAATTTCCTGCAGAGAAGCACCCCAAAAATATAGACATATATGAGCAGCTATTTTCTGGAACATTACTAACAGAG CATGTATGCGAATGTGGATTCAAAAAGGCAGGCGAAACTAGAGATTTCCAGATGTTGGAAATTCCTATCAAGCTTGAGGATCAAGTTGGCTTCAAAAGCTTAAAAGAATGCATGGATGCGTTCACTATGAAAAAACCATTGAATTCTCGATGTGAAGG ATGCTCACTCCACAAAAAGAGTGAGGAAACTCGAATCGTGGCTTGTCCAGAAATATTGATCATATGTCTTGGTCGACCTGTTGGTACTGGTGAAGGTTCTACTAAGCTCGTACATGATGTTGACTGCCCCATGGATTTCGACTTTTCACCTTATGTGAGTGCTAATGGAGGAGTCGAACAAAAGTATGACTTATATGGAGTCATTCATCATAGGCAGTATGGCCCAAAAGGTGGGCACTATTGGTGCTTCACCAAGTATAATGGAGAATGGTACGAGATCAATGACGAACGG GTTACATCTATCACTAAGGAGGGTgtagaaaagaaaacaaagaaagttATATCTTTTTCTATAAAAG GAAAATGGGAGAACATTCTGAACCACATGGCGAGCGTGCAACTGAAGACGACATCCCAAGACGGACGGACGCTGATCCCTTACTTTTCAGGCCCCCACCTGATGAAG CAGATACCCCCAGCCTATCTGATAAGTTGA
- the LOC123127721 gene encoding DNA topoisomerase 6 subunit A, whose translation MPKIKDIRFILIVEKAAIMSKLVSIEFYKTYRCIILSGKGHSDVATRGVAHKLARQLRVPVYGIADCNPMGAITMLTYKNGSRRRGFDNLNVTVPTLQWIGMHSVHCYRNRSGPRTRRPTDSQPLNQRDRTTLKNLISDLERDKELLDRLDVQEVKLMSKNGFRMNFEQRFPLARNTVDFLAEHIPEMVTIEKPGVPKRKTAVEKSDGDDAQAGKKTRKVTKGKSDGDDTQAGKKTRKVTKGKSDGDDTQVVKRTKESDVDYTQVGKKSDDGNDAQAGKKVTKGNSDGDDTQVRKRTKKATKVQLRGKEAK comes from the coding sequence ATGCCAAAAATTAAGGACATCAGATTCATATTGATCGTGGAGAAAGCTGCCATAATGTCAAAGCTAGTATCAATAGAATTTTACAAGACATATAGGTGCATAATTTTGAGTGGAAAGGGGCATTCTGATGTCGCGACAAGAGGTGTTGCACATAAATTAGCAAGACAGTTACGAGTACCAGTATATGGAATTGCAGATTGTAACCCAATGGGAGCAATAACAATGTTGACCTATAAAAATGGATCAAGGCGAAGAGGGTTTGATAATCTCAATGTGACCGTGCCAACACTCCAATGGATCGGAATGCATTCGGTACACTGTTATCGTAACAGGTCAGGACCAAGAACAAGGCGTCCGACGGATTCGCAACCACTCAATCAAAGAGACAGAACTACACTTAAAAATTTAATAAGTGACTTAGAACGTGACAAGGAGCTGCTTGATCGGCTAGATGTGCAAGAAGTGAAACTTATGTCCAAGAATGGGTTTAGAATGAATTTTGAACAAAGGTTTCCGCTAGCGCGCAACACTGTAGACTTCTTGGCTGAGCACATACCGGAAATGGTCACCATTGAGAAACCTGGTGTCCCCAAAAGAAAGACTGCAGTTGAGAAATCAGATGGAGATGACGCTCAAGCGGGCAAGAAGACAAGGAAGGTCACCAAAGGAAAATCTGATGGAGATGACACTCAAGCGGGCAAGAAGACAAGGAAGGTGACCAAAGGAAAATCTGATGGAGATGACACTCAAGTGGTCAAGAGGACAAAGGAATCTGATGTAGATTACACTCAAGTGGGCAAGAAGTCTGATGATGGAAATGACGCTCAAGCGGGCAAGAAGGTCACCAAAGGAAATTCTGATGGAGATGACACTCAAGTGAGAAAGAGGACAAAGAAGGCCACCAAAGTGCAGCTCCGGGGCAAAGAGGCCAAATAG